One window from the genome of Commensalibacter oyaizuii encodes:
- a CDS encoding NAD(P)H-hydrate dehydratase, producing MMQDRMTFALPTPKQMEKIDQEAAKTIAASQLMENAGWCVTREILRHYSPCRTIILCGPGNNGGDGYVVARLLAKEGWPVTVMAFGSPKAGSQADSAAMQWMEKTISPSENDVAQAELVIDAIFGAGLKRDLDPSIVAILKKAKRLVAIDIPSGVDGATGAIYGYAPHAELTVTFFRAKPGHYLFPGKVHIGKLVIKDIGIPLRVLDCVPISTWLNEPGLWHLPVSAVDDYKYRRGVVSIIGGAKVTGAARLSALSALNSGAGLVCIFPTRQDTTIYSLSSPCLMIDHHDLETVLHDQRRQVWVCGPGLTENEVKENLPQLLASKRHVVADAGAFLPGQSHLLKGVSIMTPHIGEFTRVFGTVESNRIQKVQQVAKDMECVVVLKGPDTIIAGPDGRVAINQHASSRLATAGSGDVLSGVIATFLAAGMKPWEAACAGVWVHGQAALLCKHDWPSAEMIAGHMGKARDLAKISEK from the coding sequence ATGATGCAAGATAGGATGACATTCGCACTTCCAACACCCAAGCAAATGGAAAAAATAGATCAAGAGGCTGCTAAAACGATTGCTGCCTCTCAATTGATGGAAAATGCAGGTTGGTGTGTAACAAGAGAGATTCTAAGACATTATTCTCCATGTCGCACGATTATATTATGCGGACCAGGTAACAATGGAGGAGATGGTTATGTTGTTGCCCGTCTATTAGCTAAGGAAGGATGGCCAGTTACAGTAATGGCCTTTGGTTCACCTAAAGCAGGTAGTCAAGCGGATAGTGCTGCAATGCAATGGATGGAAAAAACCATTTCTCCATCAGAAAATGATGTCGCACAGGCAGAACTGGTTATAGATGCGATTTTTGGAGCTGGATTAAAACGAGATCTCGATCCTTCGATAGTCGCAATTTTAAAAAAAGCTAAACGTTTGGTGGCTATTGATATACCTAGCGGAGTGGATGGTGCAACTGGTGCAATTTACGGATATGCGCCCCATGCAGAATTAACCGTGACGTTCTTTAGGGCTAAGCCAGGACATTATTTGTTTCCTGGAAAAGTTCATATTGGCAAGTTGGTAATAAAAGATATCGGAATTCCTCTACGTGTGTTGGATTGTGTCCCTATTTCTACATGGTTAAATGAACCTGGTCTTTGGCATCTTCCTGTTTCGGCGGTTGATGATTACAAATATCGTCGTGGAGTGGTTAGTATTATTGGCGGTGCCAAAGTAACGGGGGCTGCGCGTTTATCAGCTTTATCAGCTTTAAATAGTGGGGCAGGGTTAGTTTGTATTTTCCCAACAAGGCAAGACACCACTATTTATTCCTTGTCTTCACCTTGCCTGATGATTGATCATCACGACCTTGAAACTGTACTACATGATCAACGTCGACAAGTTTGGGTATGCGGGCCAGGATTAACCGAGAATGAAGTCAAAGAAAATTTACCACAATTGTTGGCTTCAAAACGACACGTTGTCGCTGATGCGGGTGCTTTCTTACCAGGTCAGAGTCATTTGTTGAAAGGTGTTTCAATTATGACCCCACATATCGGCGAATTTACGCGCGTCTTTGGAACTGTTGAATCGAATCGCATCCAAAAAGTTCAGCAAGTTGCAAAAGACATGGAGTGTGTCGTTGTATTAAAAGGGCCTGACACAATAATTGCTGGGCCCGATGGCAGAGTAGCGATTAATCAACATGCTTCTTCTAGATTAGCCACGGCAGGTTCTGGAGATGTATTATCGGGTGTTATTGCTACATTTCTTGCTGCTGGTATGAAACCATGGGAGGCAGCTTGTGCAGGGGTGTGGGTGCATGGTCAAGCAGCTTTATTGTGTAAGCACGATTGGCCATCGGCAGAAATGATTGCAGGTCATATGGGAAAAGCCCGAGATTTAGCGAAAATATCAGAAAAATAA
- a CDS encoding DEAD/DEAH box helicase: MVEIHLPASSNNATKTQPNSDITSPSTQINHEVLFSHLGLSKPIMKAIDEMGYRNPTQIQAQAIPIILQNHDLVGIAQTGTGKTASFTLPILEILSSSKGRARMPRALILEPTRELALQVADNLKQYSNYLKLSYALLMGGESMNDQKETLNRGVDIIIATPGRLMDLFDKGAILLTQIKILVIDEADRMLDMGFIPDVEKIISYLPKNRQTLLLSATMSDDIRKLTDSFLSNPQEVTVAPPSSLATTIETGLVIVPEKRKRAVLRKLLRNDEVQNAIIFCNRKRDVDILTRSLKRHGFQSEALHGDLTQQHRTKTLDSFKKGDIQFLVCSDIAARGIDIDQLTHVFNYDLPRQAEDYVHRIGRTGRAGRSGYAYSLATEDDLEVIQAIETLTKTSIPRLDLENESIEISDDNTSLKSKNHKSNSVKPKDGQPQKRQKQGKSKSNLPVPRIPLSQSLPDDNTPVIGFGQFVPAFMLSPFRK; the protein is encoded by the coding sequence ATGGTAGAAATTCATTTGCCTGCTAGTTCTAATAACGCAACAAAAACACAACCCAATTCTGATATAACCTCTCCAAGCACACAAATTAATCATGAGGTTTTATTTAGTCATTTGGGATTATCAAAACCAATTATGAAGGCTATCGACGAGATGGGATATAGAAATCCCACTCAGATCCAGGCCCAAGCTATCCCGATTATCTTGCAAAATCATGATTTGGTTGGAATTGCACAAACAGGGACAGGAAAAACAGCGTCATTTACTTTACCTATTCTTGAAATTCTTTCAAGCAGTAAAGGACGTGCCCGTATGCCAAGGGCCTTAATATTAGAACCAACTCGTGAACTTGCTTTACAAGTTGCAGATAATCTAAAGCAATACAGCAATTATCTAAAACTTTCCTATGCACTTTTAATGGGTGGGGAAAGTATGAATGATCAAAAAGAAACATTAAACCGAGGTGTTGATATTATTATTGCAACCCCAGGCAGGTTGATGGATCTATTTGATAAGGGGGCAATTTTACTGACTCAGATCAAGATTCTTGTCATTGACGAAGCCGATCGTATGTTGGATATGGGGTTTATACCTGATGTCGAAAAAATCATCTCATATTTGCCCAAAAACAGACAAACGCTGTTACTCTCCGCTACAATGTCTGACGATATCAGAAAACTAACCGATTCTTTTCTTTCTAACCCTCAAGAAGTCACCGTTGCCCCGCCTTCATCGCTTGCAACTACGATTGAAACAGGATTGGTAATTGTTCCTGAAAAAAGAAAAAGAGCGGTTTTAAGAAAATTATTACGCAATGATGAAGTGCAAAACGCAATTATCTTTTGTAATCGCAAAAGAGATGTCGATATTCTAACCCGATCTCTAAAAAGACACGGATTCCAAAGTGAGGCATTACACGGTGATCTAACTCAACAACACCGTACCAAAACGTTAGATAGCTTTAAAAAGGGCGATATTCAATTTCTAGTATGTTCTGACATTGCAGCGAGAGGGATTGATATTGATCAGCTAACACATGTGTTCAATTATGACTTACCCCGCCAAGCCGAAGATTATGTCCACCGTATTGGTCGCACAGGTCGCGCAGGCCGCAGCGGTTATGCTTATAGTCTGGCAACAGAAGATGATTTAGAAGTTATCCAAGCAATCGAAACATTAACCAAAACATCAATACCTCGTCTTGATTTGGAAAACGAATCTATTGAAATTTCTGATGATAATACTTCATTAAAATCAAAAAATCATAAATCAAATTCAGTTAAACCCAAAGATGGACAACCTCAAAAACGTCAAAAGCAAGGAAAGTCAAAAAGTAACCTTCCTGTTCCACGTATTCCGTTATCACAATCCCTGCCTGACGATAATACCCCCGTTATTGGTTTTGGACAATTTGTTCCTGCTTTTATGCTATCACCTTTTAGAAAATAG
- a CDS encoding glycosyltransferase family 2 protein — MSKVAVALFVKNERADIAGWIAWYQAFGIDRLYIFDDHSTDGTYEILQAAAKLYDIQLFRTNPIDQPNFYWRQRDAFMAAASMAKGQYDWIGFFDADEYVYLTDHDRFSDFLDQFPHADAVAINWCIYGNAKRVLFPKGHVVETFTYHSSMMLGDNQQVKSFIRPEKLGGNYINPHQFDVDMKKYVDTEGNNFEWRGPNKDITWSGAKVMHFICRSMEHYVERIRRRKSDLGDSFEHWQCFSLPYINMQDQNPLRMMPLVNKHFIQIEEQLWQYARHKMEEEIFKAALSFHSVPYNIPASSFSQQSLYDRLKKQIQGESDKPIVVRLTNGHKRHLYISNYSQKLMFASDLEAEIKYLLPIYGIVFPYLPNSIILTVLFEKKYHSTPFAIDGQLLLFFEHYFRPIYLSDMQKYALTSLYDEKLLGYSAENTQSVFLYDRSAKKEDMNDLWDLEVCYQDQNLIDDNIKVDLIDHQTTLKELLSVLTMIPHHNYREFIRLCVHLNDCERAKLNTLLPGILSRFLE, encoded by the coding sequence ATGTCCAAAGTTGCTGTCGCTTTATTCGTCAAAAATGAACGCGCCGATATTGCTGGTTGGATCGCATGGTATCAGGCGTTTGGCATAGATAGACTTTATATCTTTGATGATCATTCTACAGATGGGACGTATGAGATTTTGCAGGCAGCTGCAAAATTATATGATATTCAATTATTTCGAACTAATCCTATAGATCAACCAAATTTTTATTGGCGCCAGAGAGATGCATTCATGGCTGCTGCTTCAATGGCAAAAGGGCAGTATGATTGGATTGGATTTTTTGATGCTGATGAATATGTATATTTAACAGATCATGATCGATTTTCTGATTTTTTAGACCAGTTTCCACACGCAGATGCGGTGGCGATCAATTGGTGTATTTATGGAAATGCAAAAAGGGTATTATTTCCTAAGGGGCATGTTGTTGAAACATTCACCTATCATTCTTCTATGATGTTGGGTGATAACCAACAAGTCAAAAGTTTTATACGCCCTGAAAAATTAGGTGGAAATTATATTAACCCTCATCAATTTGACGTTGATATGAAAAAATATGTAGATACCGAGGGAAATAATTTCGAATGGCGTGGGCCCAATAAGGATATAACGTGGAGTGGGGCCAAGGTAATGCATTTCATTTGTCGCAGTATGGAGCATTATGTCGAACGTATTCGACGTAGAAAAAGTGATCTCGGCGATAGTTTTGAACATTGGCAGTGCTTTAGTCTACCATATATTAATATGCAGGATCAAAATCCTTTGCGCATGATGCCATTGGTGAATAAGCATTTTATCCAAATTGAAGAACAGCTTTGGCAGTATGCAAGACATAAAATGGAAGAAGAAATTTTCAAAGCTGCATTATCTTTTCATTCTGTTCCTTATAATATTCCAGCTTCTTCTTTTTCTCAGCAATCGTTGTACGATCGTCTAAAGAAACAAATACAAGGTGAGAGCGATAAACCAATTGTTGTCCGTTTAACGAATGGACATAAGAGGCATCTATATATTTCCAATTATTCTCAGAAATTGATGTTTGCTTCTGATTTAGAAGCAGAGATTAAATATTTGTTGCCTATTTATGGAATTGTTTTTCCGTATTTACCCAATTCCATTATCCTTACTGTTTTGTTTGAAAAAAAATATCATTCTACTCCTTTTGCTATCGATGGTCAGTTATTGCTGTTTTTTGAACATTATTTCCGACCAATATATCTTTCTGATATGCAAAAATACGCGTTAACTTCTCTTTATGATGAGAAATTGTTGGGATATTCGGCAGAGAATACTCAATCTGTATTTTTATATGATCGAAGTGCCAAGAAAGAAGATATGAATGATTTATGGGACTTAGAGGTTTGTTATCAAGATCAGAATCTTATCGACGATAACATTAAAGTCGATTTAATTGATCATCAAACAACATTAAAAGAACTATTGTCTGTTCTTACAATGATACCACACCACAACTATCGTGAATTTATTCGATTATGTGTGCATTTAAACGATTGTGAGAGGGCAAAGCTTAATACGTTATTACCTGGGATATTATCGCGTTTTCTAGAGTAA